In Zootoca vivipara chromosome 15, rZooViv1.1, whole genome shotgun sequence, the genomic window gctgctggaagtcaCCGCgtgagagagtgctcttgtgctcagatttcCCACAGGTATATatggttgcccactgtgagaacaggatgctggactagatgggccactggcctgatccagcaggcccctcTCATGTTCTTAGAACGTAACATGCTGCAAGATTTagcagcaaaagaaaacacacacacaggccaacAGAGTCCAGAACTTGAGCTATAAACATAAAATAGTCGTAGAAAACAAGATTTAAGGCCAAGCGAAATAGCAGCATGGCTGGTGGCCAGCTTATCTGCATTGGAAAGAGAGAAAGTCTTGGCACCAAAATCACTATGGGAGGTTGCCAACTATTTCACCAACCTACCCACCCAAAATATGAGTACTGTTTGACTGAGGCTATGCCATGATTTGCATTCAGGGACTGTAATTTTTACACATGCATccctcttatcatggcaatgccTAGAGTGGGCAACACAATTACTGGTATATATAGGGTTATATGTAGTCTGTGAGTAAAACAGGTCTGTGACTATCGTTCTTCCACCATTctggcagagatgagtcaggctgctgaaaaAGCCAGGGGTTCTCCCCATCCTGCTGTGAGCAGCTcacctcccccctggtctcccagaaccagaagacaGCAGAGCTAAGCCAGAAGAGGGGTGAAGAGTGAAGAGGGTGGACAGACAGGCATGGCAACGAAGTTTCAGATTGCTTGGGATGGAATCAGGGGCaaaggaggagacttaggcaacTGTGGGAAGGTCAGGAACCTTCAATCTGCACAACTGCCTTATTATAAAACTGCAAGATTTGCTGAgaggagttgctgtgctcactaggcccaGCCTCCTGAGTTGAccatgtttccttgaataaaaagttaactccACTAACGCCATGTAATTTACTGCCAACCTGCTCCTGACAGCCAGTGACACACACCCTAAACAGGAGAGAAACAGCCTCAGCCTCATGGCATCATGTGATAAGAATATGCGTTCACAGCAATTCAGTATAATTGCAGGAACAAAAAGGCCAACTGCAGAAAACTATCAAGACAgcacagagagaaaatgtgttaTCAGCCACCCTGATAGCTATGAAGTTATCACCCGGACCTGCAGGGAAAACTGGCACTGTCAAGATTTATCATGCCAGGTAGGCGCTTTTGTGCAACTCACTCAAAGTGTGTCTGCAAGGAGATTATGCAAGGACTAGTCAAGCAAACTGTGTCCCGCCCAAGGAGATTATGCAAGGACAGTCTGTCATTCCTTCAAAtgaccaaaacaaaacaagccagcaAGGAGGGCCCAGTTAGGGCAGGAGCTGCGTGCAAAAGCAACCTGCATAGAGCTGGTAGGCAAGGGAAGTAGGCAAGGTCACTTCACAACAAGATGCAAATATGAAATATATACAGAGATTAAAACTGGAGGTAGAGTGTTCATCCAAAGGGGGAGAGAATCCAAGAGTAGCAGCAGTAACACCTTTATTGGAACTAAATAGTcaccaagcaagcaagaaagcacTGAGTTCCTCAGCATTCTTCTTCAGGTTAGGAGTGTTTCGTTGTTGGTTTTTGTGCTTAACATAAAAAACTGAGAAATAACTAATGCCACTGTACAAGACGGAAGAGTCCCAGAAACTGCACACTGCAAGTTGGAACAGGAGATGTGTCATGCAGAATTACTTAGCCTAGGTCACCCCTGAAGTAAGGAGCTCTCATTCTACCCAACCTCTGCATCCAGAAAGACTGGGAAAATATCTTTCTGCCCAAGACCGTGAGGAGCCTCTTGGTTTAGCTGGCCCAGTGACCTCACTCAGAATAAGGGAACTGCACATGTTCATACAGAACAAGGAACAAACAGAAAATGATTAAGCCTGTCCTAACTAAGCCACGAGAATCCAAGTAAGTCTTCTGCTGTTCATCAGGAGCAGCTGACAACCAGTGAATGAAAACACCCTTTTTCTAAGTAGGAGGTTGAAAGCAAACTTGGCAGCCCAACACTGATGGGGAAAGAGGAGAGCTGCCTTTGCAGGCCAGGAATACATCTAAGAGTGTGCAAATGTTTGCTCTTGCTGAGTCAAACACGCAGAGGCACTCAGGAATGTCACCAGTATGCAAGAAGCCTCGGGAACGGAAAGGACTGGGATGACTTCATCATCAGTATTTTCCATGAATCCTCTACAGGATCTAGGAGGCAACTCGACTCCACAGCCGCACTCAGCACACAGTGGGATAGTTGTGCTTGACCCATTTAATCCAGAAAGGTGCTGAGAAAGAGGGGCAGAGCGAGAGGGAGGTGTTCTGCAACCCCTGACAGGCGTTTTGAAAAGGCAGTCATGTTGTGAGGTCACCAGAGAATCATGGGGAGGGGCTGAGCTGCCTGCACATCAAGACAACAGCCAGAGCTAGAGGGGTTTAAGGTCAGGAGCTCATTTTTACAGGGGCAGCAGTGTCAATCTGCTACACAAAGTGAAACAGAAACAGTAGCCCTGCAGCACTTCAGCAGCTACATCTGAAAAATGaggtggagaagggagggaagggcaACAGCCCAGGGGGAAAATCAGTTCCCAGAAAGTCCTCTttaacacaaaagaaaaaaaattccttcagtagcaccttaaagaccaattttggtatgagctttcgtgtgcatgcacacttctttaacACAGTTACCAATCTCTTGCTAGTGACAGAAAGATGGGTGAGAGAGAAGGCACAAACACAATTGGGTCCTGGATTTAGCCATGTGGCGTCCAAATGCTGATCTTCTGTGCACAGGGTAGGGAATTCAACTTGTACCAGAAAGTCTGGAGTGCACATCTCCACTCAAGGGGGTGGGAGGAATTCCAGCTCCAGATGATTAATCTTCAGAACAAACTGGCTGGAGCCACCTCTGCACTAGAGGCAGTACCAGGCTCAGCAGGCTGGGGAAATGCAAGGAGCAGCaggcagggatggaggaagagaACCGGGATTCAAGCTGCAGCAAGGACCGAGGAAAAGAAGTCAGCGTTTTCCTCTAGTTTTAGAACTCCAAGCATCGTTTTTCTTCAAAAGCATGAGGGGAACACAAAGAAAAAACACTGGGCAGATTGCCGTGCAGATGGGTCACCATCAGCAAAGAGCCACCGTCTCTTCCTAGTACAGCACACTGTTCTgtgtatgcaaaaggtccctcCAGTTAAGGAATGCCTTAGGCTCCTTTAGCTCAGAACTGTTTacgctggcagcagctctctagggtttcagactcGGGTTTCTCCCAGTGTACCCAGAGAGGCCAAAGATAGAAGCTGagcctttctgcatgcaaagcagacaccctaccactgagctacagcatttCCCCTTTAggagaaccatagaattgtatggTTCGAAGGGACTCTtgggatcatctaatccaaccccctgcaatgcaggaatatgcagctgttccataagGTATCAAACTGGCAactttggcgttatcagcaccacacagtAACCAACCGAGCTACCCAGGCTGAAGAGATGGGATAAGAGactctggacagctgctgcaAGTGAGTGTCGACAGCACTAGGGGACATGAACCAAATGTCTAATGAGAGTAAGGCATCTTCATATGTCCATATACACTTCAGTTTAGTGTGTCTACAGGTAGATTTTTAAATCTGCTCACAGGACAGAAATGTCGGTTTACCTCCTTGTACTCAATTCTCTGTTAACCCCCATAGGAAGCCTCCTCACCCCCTCTACCTCCCTTGGGATAAGTGTTAGAAAATAGCCAAGCGCCTGACACATTTTGCAACTGGCACAGGTCCAATTGCAACCACACAGAGATATCTTGATGCCAGGCTGGCGACAGACATCTCCATCTagctggcccctccagctctcttaagcaggtaagcagaagagcttctttgttgcatttatatcctgcttttttctccaaggagcccatGGTCCACGCcactcctcagttaatccctacaatgactCTGTGAGGTACGGTAGGTTAAgaagctgtgactggcccaaagtcacccagtgagcttcataactgagaggggatttgaaccctgatctcccaggtcatagtctgacactaaccactacaccacactggcttcctagagtacttctgctatggggcagctataaaaaTTAAGTAGATGATTAATATTGAGAACACAAAATGTCACTTAAGGATATGAAATATTGTCCTtgcagcttgaatttgttttatgctggattgttttatttaatttgttgtaaactgcttggatatttttttcctttttgggtgtggaactccctgccactggagattACGCTTAAATTTGCTTAGAGGAAGAAACAAACTCAGGCATCAGTTCTTATAATGAGAGCTCTTCcaatgctgtaataataataataataataataataataatttattatttataccccgcccatctggccgggttcccccagccactctgggcggcttccaacaaaacaccaaaatacagaaatccatcaaacattaaaagcttccctaaacagggctgccttaagatgccttctaaaggtctggtaattgttgttctctttgacctctggtgggagggcattccacagggtgggtgccactaccgagaaggccctctgcctggttccctgtaacttagcttctcgtagcgagggaaccgccagaaggccctcggcgctggacctcagtgtctgggtagaacgatgggggaggagacgctccttcaggtatactggaccaaggccgtttagggctttaaaggtcagcaccaacactttgaattgtgctcggaaacgtactgggagccaatgtaggtctttcaggaccggtgttatgtggtctcagcggccgctcccagtcaccaatctagctgccgcattctgggttaactgtagtttccgggtcaccttcaaaggtagccccacgtagagcgcattgcagtagtccaagcgggagataactagagcatgcaccactcttgggAAGTTAGCCTATTTTATAGGCTAAGGTCCTCAGGAGCAGGAACCTCCTGAGGAccttagtccaacctcctgcaatgcaggaataaattaCTTCCCTAGGAAACACCACTTGGGGAAAAGTGAATAGTGATCTTTTGTGGGTCAGAACATGGGATCCTAATTCTGGTACAGGTTACAAAAATTCATTGACTGATAACATGCTCAGAATACCTGTTGCTTAATTCTTGGTGTGCATGCATCCACCTGAGCTACGATTTTGTCCCCAATCCTCGATATGATTCTTTCCCCACACTCCCATTTGTCTCCTGACAACCACCCTGCAACACGGACTAGattattattgcatttaacaGTGATATCAACAtaatactaaaataaataaaattcataaaATACTGCTAATCATAATAATGTTAAGCTCCCAgcttatgtgggggggggggagagctcccaCTACTCATTTAAAAAGTTAAGACAAATTACTACTATCCACACGCACACAGTTAATAAGTTGACATCAAAACATGATTGCCTCCATACCAACAGTTGGAGAACAACATGCTAActtctgaagcaaaaaaaaattaaatcatttcTGCATAAGCCTGTAAATCACTATTAAAATAACTCAAAAACTAATTATACTTTATCACACAACAGTTCTATTTATAGTTTTAAGTTCCCAGTTCATGCAAGAGGGACCTTTGCACTCTTCCTCCAAAGTCAGGGAAGACCAGCCCATCTATAACTGCTTCTTCAccatgagatttttttaaacattaaTACTAAATTTAATTCCAGTTTTATCTACTGTTGTTAAGTCTTTATATACAATAATTACATATTCTATATAGAGGATATATTTTTAGGTAACCTGCCATTTGTGGTCATAAAGGACCACCTTGTCCTCAGGGGAGGAGATAAGTGACCCACTATGCAGCACTTAAGGTGACGTCCAACTCAAAAAGTCAACCACTGAAGTCGTCGTTACTCAAGCCCACTGATTTCACTGTAACCAGtgttggtcctactcagagtaggctcactgaaatgaatgggcatgacttCCTTGTTGtcgactctttgtgatcccatggacttTCTTAGGTCCCTTCATTTTGGTGGGTCTGCTCTACATATCACCTTTCACTTAAGTCTCAAGGACAATGACAGCCATATAATCAAAACAATAGgttgaaaaacaatttaaaaaatcaaagataGGTTTAAAAAGGCAGAGACCTCAAAACATTCACGCAGCTGGAAACAGCAACTAACATTTTATAAGATCCATAAtgctaaaattatttttaaaaaatgataccaTCATTCACTGATAATATAATGTACAGGTGATCcataaataataaagatataaTAAGGTAAATATAATGCATTAACTGATAAACACAGTTATAGTTAACTTGCAAAATAGAGCCGTCGTAAATATGATttaccatctcctgccaacctagcatctcctgccaacctaccatcCAATttaccatctcctgccaacctaccatctcctgccaacctagcagttcgaaagcacgtcaaaatgcaagtagataaataggaaccactacagcgggaaggtaaacggcgtttccatgtgctgctctggtttgccagaagcggctttgtcatgctggccacatgacctggaagctatacgccggctccctcggccaataatgcgagatgagcgcacaaccccagagtcggtcacaactggacctaatggtcaggggtccctttacctttacctttaaatatgatTTATACAACATATCTTTCACTTTGATCTTAGCCACATAATACAGTGGGTTGCACCCAACTAAGCTCCACCCAAAGCTGACCCACTGAAACCACTGAACCCAactaagccagtgtggtgtagtggttgaagCGCTGGgctgagaccagggttcaaatccccattaaaTCATGCAGCTccctgggcgaccttgggccagtccctgtctctcagcctagcctacctcacagggtcgttgtggggattacACGGAGAAGGGGGGAGAAGAACCACGTTCCTCactttcagctccttggagggtaAGAAGGTGCAATACATAGATTAACAATAGCAGGGCAATTCGGTGACAAACACTTTAATTACAGCAATTAAAGCTCCCAGATTACTCAGTAAGGAaggaaagatggggggggagggtgcggGGTCCTTTCactttccttcccacccacccccaaactccaCAGGGTTTTGAAaccccttttcccctccctcttcagccccacagccagccagacTCACCTGGGGGGGCCCTTCGCCGCCTCCTGCGTCTCCTCACcagcttgtttctccttttctcggctccttcttcctcctcctcctcctttccccgccCTTCGGCGTCCTTGCGTCACTTCCGCAGCGGGGAAAGCGAAGGGCGTCGCTGGGCGTCCGCTCGCCCTGAGCACGTGACGGAGGCTGAcagaggggcggggcggggcgggaccGAGGGAGGAACTTCATGGACGCTGTAGAGATACGGAAGTTTGTAGAGGTGTAGGTAGCCCTCGCTTCCGGGTCCCCGTGTGGATGGCCCGCGGCTTAATGCGCAGAAGAAGCACCACTCGTGTGCACGTGTGCAGTCATGACGAGCACGAGAGCATTTTTGCCTCTTCGCGAAGCCAACTGTGTTGGTGCATGTCTCAAACCCCAAACGGAGGGATGAGCGAGTGGgaaaagttccccattcctgatatagatttgttttttttaagtaatgaaagtcggggggggggggtatttgggaGTTGTTTTTacaacttcatagctgccaagttttcccttttctcgcgaggaagcctattcagcataagggaatttcccctaaaaaaagggagaacttggcagctatgaaacacaCATTGAAAAATAGATAGTGCTGAGAATAGGGGATGCTGTAAATTGTTCTGCACACCATCCTACACACCTATGCAGCTAAAAGGTAGTTTTGTTGtctattttttaaagtttgtacCCCCTCAccctgtctattattattattaaccattaatatgccacccatctgttTTGGCATGCACAAGGGGTAGGAATCATTGTGTCCTTtcatactgttggactccaagcCCCATCAAGcagcagtggtgtagtggttagtgtcaggctaggacatgggagacctgggttcaaatccctgttcagccCTATCTCAGCcctcacaaagttgttgtgaagataaaatgggaagtGGGGGGAACAATatactccaccttgagctccttggaagcaatggtgggatataaaatgtAAAGTAATTACCGGTATTATACCAACATTGCCAGTTACCAGGAATGGTGACAGTGTCTGTCATTTGGAGAGCATCATGTTGGCTGGCTGCCAGAACTATTTTAAGAGCTACAGCTTAAAGAACTGATACCTGAGCgtgctttttttcctcctccctacctGTCCCTTTTTCCTCATCTTTCATTGCTTTTTTTAGGTTGTAAACCTGAGGACAGAGACtagcttgctgttgttttttgaagCTATTCCGGCAGAAAATAAAAGTGGTAGGGGGTCTCCTAAAGGGAGGAGCATATTATGATACCCACCCAGCCCTGCTTTTAGTGTTTGGCAGCCTTAAAAAAAGATAATTGTGAGCTCAGTTAGATAGTGACCATAGTGAGATAATTTATTGCACGTTACTGAGACACAACATGTTTCAATACAAAATATGGGcagtaaaaggggagagaggtgAAATAACATATTTGAATGGTTTTATCATTGTAATATCCACTGTTTGAAGACAACACACTCCCACCTTGCAAATCCATTTACATTTCTCATTTTTGCAGAAGGCATTGAAGGTCGTAATGCATAGAGACATCTGGGTAAAATATACtcttaaagaaatgttttaacaGTCATAATGAATTGCTTGCCAAATTTACTAAAGGAGTATGCTCAGAATCCTTTTTTATCTCCACATAAACGAACACCATCTTATTTGTACCgggagggcagggggagagggatGAGAACAATGCATAGAACCCCAGACTACCTAATCACGTGTCTTCCTGGAAATAATTTCcactgggtggcattcaactaagttttactcagagtagactcactgaaatgaatgaacataaggttgagtcatgctggatcaggccaagggcccatctggtgcagcatccttttctcacagtggccaaccagatgcctcctttggtaagcacacaagcaggatccaagcacaagagccctctcccttcctgtggcttccagcaactggtattcagaagcattactgcttctgaccatggaggcagagcataatcACTGTGGCTTTCAGTCAtcgatagccctttcctccatgaatttatccattcctcttttaaaaccatctaaattggtggtcatcactgcctcctgtggcggaAAGTTCCGCAGTTTAATCATGTGTTCTTAATTCAACCAGCTTGATTTTAGCCAATAACAGGTCAATCCAATAAAACATCTGGCTGCGATGATCCGACATGCTCCAATTCCCAAAGAAGCATGCCAGCCATCACCAAGTTGAGAAAGTTTCCATGCTAACAATGACTTCTGGCCATGAGATTTGGGGCTGGCTCACTTCATCAAAGTGAGGGAGAAGTTTCTATCcaggtataaaaggtaaagggacccctgaccattaggtccagtcgcgaccgactctggggttgcacgctcatctcgcatagTCAACAGCTAAAGCACCCAAAGCGAAAAACAGGCACAATTGTCTTTAAATAACAGTTATTTTTGAATTCATTTAAGAATGCAACCTATGCGGTCTGAGCAAGCACCAAGGggttaaaaaaaccacccaacaCCTGCCCTTTGGGGTCGGGGGAGTGGAAATAAATTAAATTTCAACACAAACATGTAAAAGAATTAACCAATACAGATGCATAAATAAAGCAGGGATTTAACACAGAGAAAGTTCAGACATTTGTAGAGATAATTCACTTCTGAAACCTCAGCATCTCTGAAAAGTACTTTGTACTTCTGTACTGAAGGTTGGAACAGCAGCAAAAAGTCACATGCCAGCGGAAGTGGTGTAAAAATAAAGTGCTCCTGTGCACTTCCAACGCCAGGTGGCTGCAGAACAGCTAGCTAGGTCTCCAGGGGTGCAGTTGGAAGATTGTGCAACGGTGTGGCGGTGCCCCCTAGGCAAGTGCAGGCAAGTGAGACCAGTGTGGGCCGAAAAAGGCTTGAATTGTGGGTTAGAGCCCTTCCAAAAACCTCAATACACACCAACTGGCATATACCTCTACTGGGACCCTATGTGTCAGCCACAGTAGCATGTGTCCTTCCAGAAGGATTTCTCTTCCTTGAAGCAAGAATCACAGGAGAGACCCCAGTTTGCTGCATAGCTATGAATGGAGGTCACGCTCTCCTGCCAAGATATGACTCCAGCACTCTGTCAGCAGTGCCACCATTTCTCGGAACGCAGGGCAACAAGGCCATGGAGAAGACAGCAAAACCAGCCAGCTAACTCTTCCCACGCCTGGTTGGGCTCACCACCACGTAATCTTGAACTCATAAATGGGGCGCTTGCAGTAGTAGTGGTTGATCAGGTGCTTATCGCAGACCCCAATGCACTGGTGGTCCACCGTGATGCCCCTGCTGGAGAGGTCCGTCACAATGCAGTGGAGGAGGTCGTACACGTCCGCCACGGCCTCCCAGGGCCCAAAGGACACGTCCACCTCACAGTGGTGCTCAAAGAGCTTGCCGTCGCCCTCGCTCCGCTCAAAGCGCAGGGAGTTGAAGAGCGGGCACTCGTAGGGCGTGATGGGCATCTCCTCCTTGAAGACGCAGATCTTCAGCTTGGCAAAGCGGGCCTTCCGCTGCATGGCACGCAGCTTTGCAATCTCCACAATCCGCTCCAGGTGCTCTGAAAAGCAAGGAGGAGAGGTGTGTGAAGAAAAAAACATTGAGAAGATGCGCATTCCTCAAAcaggtgccttcagatgtttcagaCTTCAACCTtccacagccccagccagcacaaccaagCTCCTTTCGGACCAAGTATTATATATGGCTATGCTGGCtgcaggtgatgggagttgcagtcaggGGCAGACCTTGGAAATATGCCACCCTGTGCCATTTGACACCCTTGCAGCACCTGGTGCAACCACACCACTTGCACTgctctaaatctgcctctgttgcAGTTtaaaacattgggagggcaccTTTCAAAAGCACTTCTGGCTGCTGCAAGACACACCCACAAGCTGCCTACCCCCACCTGTTCAATTTACCTTTGTAATATGGCATCAAGCCCAGGAAAGCCTGCCGGACTTTTTCTCCTTTGAGGGGCTGGAGATCCTCAAGAAGGTCTAGCAAGGGTCCAATGGAATAATATTGGGCTTCCTTGTAAACTGCCCGCACGCGTTCCCTTGGAGGCAAGTCGCCAGACCGCAGGAAATTGAGCACatccctaaaaaaaataaaaggcagaaggAACTCGAGTACATATACAGGTTGGTTGATGGCTACCCgttcccaaaacacacacacccatctcctTTTCATTACATTGCAAGCAACAGTGTTCAAAACTGGGGCTGTAGCTTTCAATAGACTAATCGGTTAGATCAGCGTTTGCCAAACTGTAGTACTCTTACCTCCGGAAATACGCAAAAGGGCTCAAAGGATACAGGGCagattttactttatcatactcAAACCTTATTTTATATAAATACTATATATTGCATTTGCTCGAGACTAGATAATATAATGTTATTAAAGCTACCCCAGAATTATCGTCACCCAAGAAACTCCAACTGGCCCAAGCAACTCAAGCAGATGTTTAGATCCAACATGTTTCAATGAAGCAGCCATATACCACAGGGGATTCTGGGATGCACATGGTGGAACAAATGCTGCAGGCCTTTGGGGGAAATTCTCTCAAGGGGAATCATACTGTCTTCATGTTTGTCAAGATAACACCACACATGTGTCCCAGAGTTTTCAGccatttctattttaaaagtCGGGATATAGGAACAAAACAAGATGGGATCtatttgtagggttgccatatttcaaaaaatgaaaatccagacacaaaagttgtt contains:
- the KCTD7 gene encoding BTB/POZ domain-containing protein KCTD7, with translation MVVVTGQTKVSDAMSSSDAEDDSQEPATPTATQAEHALSLLPQQFPEVVPLNVGGAYFTTRLSTLRRYEDTMLSAMFSGRHYIPTDAEGRYFIDRDGKFFGDVLNFLRSGDLPPRERVRAVYKEAQYYSIGPLLDLLEDLQPLKGEKVRQAFLGLMPYYKEHLERIVEIAKLRAMQRKARFAKLKICVFKEEMPITPYECPLFNSLRFERSEGDGKLFEHHCEVDVSFGPWEAVADVYDLLHCIVTDLSSRGITVDHQCIGVCDKHLINHYYCKRPIYEFKITWW